Genomic DNA from Paenibacillus donghaensis:
ACGGAGGACTGCGCGGGACTTTTGAGTTCAGTTCCGATCTGTTCACGAGAGCAACGGTGAAGCGTATGGCTGCCCATTTCGCCCGGCTGCTATCGGTAGCTCTGGCTAGTCCGGAGCAATTGCTCGGACGACTTGATTTGCTGGATCCCACAGAGGAGAACCTGATTGTGCAGACATGGAACGAGACAGCAACGCCCGTGCCGGAAGATGGATTCCTAAGATGGATCGAACGCAGAGCCGCCGAGGCCCCCGAACTATATGCGGTGCTTGAAGGGGAACAGCCACTTAGTTACCGCGACCTGAACCGGTGGGCGAACCGTCTGGCGGCACTGCTAATGACTAAGGGACTTCCCGAAGAGGCGCCTGTAATCGTCTGCCTCCCCTCCTCCACACGTTTTGTGGCGGCCGCGCTGGCCATATCCAAAGCGGGAGGAGCGGTCGTACCCATTGATCCTACTATGCCCCGAGAACGTATCCGGCAGATGATGGATGAGTTAGGCCACGTGTACGCAGTCACTGATGCCATTCATGCCGCACAGCTCCCGCTTTCGGCTGAGCGTCTGATCCTGCTGGAGGAACAGCTCCCGGTGCTTGGCGAACAGGACGACTGGAGACCGACTATCGTTGGTTCTCCGCAATCGCTCAGTTTTATCATCTTCACCTCCGGCTCGACAGGTACTCCCAAAGGTGTCCTTCTGGAGCGGCGCAGCATCGACAATCTGATTCATTCCTTTATTACATCGTACCAAGCGTCGGTTACGGATCGGCTGTTGCCTGTTTCATCGGTCGCTTCGGCCAGTTTCATCGGGGAATCGCTGCCGATTCTGGCTGCCGGAGGGACACTGGTGTTGGCGGATACCGAAACGGTGCTGCACCTGGACAAGCTGCGGGCATATATGGAGCGGCACCGGGTTACGATTCTCAGCACTGTGCCGTCCATGGTGCGGCGCCTGAACAGTGACGGGGGAACCACCACCGGACTGCGCCTGATCCTCAGCGGAGGAGAGACCTTGCTGCCCACCCATGTGGACAAGCTGCGTAACGTTGACATTGCCAACGGGTATGGACTGTCAGAATCCGGCGTATGCAGCACATACACGCTGCTGAAACCTGGGCAGGACGGGGCACAGACGGTTTCCGCTTCGCTGGGCAGACCTGTAGCGAACCAGCAAATATATGTGCTGGACTCTCAGCTGCAGCCGGTTCCCATTGGGGTGAAAGGACAAATCTGCATCTCGGGACACGGCTTGGCCCGCGGTTATCTGAACCGCCGGGATTTGACTGAAGCAGCATTCATTACTCATCCATTCCGCCAGGGTGAGCGTCTGCTCCTGACCGGAGATACCGGCTGCTTCCTCCCCGGCGGCGAATTAGCTTTCATCGGCCGCAGCGACCGGCAGGTCCAGATTCGTGGATACCGGGTTGAGCTGAGTGAAGTGGAGCGGCATTTATGTGCCTGCCCGGAGGTAGTGGAGGCTGCTGTGCATCCACAGCCGGATTATGAAGGCAACCTGCGCCTGATCGCTTACTATACGGTTCGCAGCCGCACCAGTATTATCGGCCAGCAATTGGCACTTTGGCTGGAGCCGCGGATTCCAGCATATATGAAGCCAGCTGCTTATATTCAGCTGGACCACATTCCATATAATGCAAATGGCAAGCTCGAGGTTTCCGCTCTCCCTCAGCCTGGCGAGAGCCTGATCCCCAGCGGGTCCGCCCATGACCAGCCACAGACGGCCGCAGAGCGTAGCATCGCTAAGGTCTGGGAGGAGATTCTTCAGCTAAGGGACTTTGGAGTAGATGATAACTTTTTTGATCTGGGTGGACATTCGCTGCTGTTGGCCAAAGTACATGACCGTCTGAGCAGGGAGTTTACAGTTTCGTTGAAGCTGGTGGATTTATTCAAATATCCAACCGTTCGTTCGCTTGCCAGCTATCTCAGCGAAGGCGCGCATGATACGCCAGGAACTGCCATTCAAGAGACAGCCGCCAAGCAAAAAAACGCATTTCTCCGTTATCGGAAAACAGCTTCTTCCATAGCGGTTCGCAGCACCACAGAAAGGGAGGAATAGATGCTATGAGTCATCCTGAGTATCCTTATAACGGAAATGAGATTGCGGTTATCGGTATGTCTGGAAGATTCCCCCAGGCCGAGAATCTGGAGGCCTTCTGGCGAAATCTGACGGAGGGCAAGGACTGCA
This window encodes:
- a CDS encoding non-ribosomal peptide synthetase, whose translation is MMNNELYDSLLRKKGISAPGHQAIPRTGESGSFGLSHAQRGIWFLQQLHPGSSAFNNSAALKIEGHLNLDCMRAALRSLLERHELLNVSYRLHEGEPYACPRTGELAFEVLSVEDISPACPDEWLRTQVSHIAGKPMDLVHDPLISFTLLRVAEQEHIWIIRMHHIVGDGWSKGVLLRDFTRLYEAELNRTAPDLQPLALQYRDYVRWLERRNEGTVYARDLAFWLEKLEGAPPMLDIPADYKRPSVMSGLGGMETFSIDSDLYGRIERFCRKERLSVFHFLLTVFKTLLFRYCAADDLLVGTPVAGRTRTELEPLIGMFVNTVVVRTHPKNEMPFIAYARSVQEEVLLAFDHQELPFDLLVEKLNPDRERSVQPVFQTMFQLDNLEMPAMEAQGLRLSSVPLDIGIAQNDLSVSCWEEDGGLRGTFEFSSDLFTRATVKRMAAHFARLLSVALASPEQLLGRLDLLDPTEENLIVQTWNETATPVPEDGFLRWIERRAAEAPELYAVLEGEQPLSYRDLNRWANRLAALLMTKGLPEEAPVIVCLPSSTRFVAAALAISKAGGAVVPIDPTMPRERIRQMMDELGHVYAVTDAIHAAQLPLSAERLILLEEQLPVLGEQDDWRPTIVGSPQSLSFIIFTSGSTGTPKGVLLERRSIDNLIHSFITSYQASVTDRLLPVSSVASASFIGESLPILAAGGTLVLADTETVLHLDKLRAYMERHRVTILSTVPSMVRRLNSDGGTTTGLRLILSGGETLLPTHVDKLRNVDIANGYGLSESGVCSTYTLLKPGQDGAQTVSASLGRPVANQQIYVLDSQLQPVPIGVKGQICISGHGLARGYLNRRDLTEAAFITHPFRQGERLLLTGDTGCFLPGGELAFIGRSDRQVQIRGYRVELSEVERHLCACPEVVEAAVHPQPDYEGNLRLIAYYTVRSRTSIIGQQLALWLEPRIPAYMKPAAYIQLDHIPYNANGKLEVSALPQPGESLIPSGSAHDQPQTAAERSIAKVWEEILQLRDFGVDDNFFDLGGHSLLLAKVHDRLSREFTVSLKLVDLFKYPTVRSLASYLSEGAHDTPGTAIQETAAKQKNAFLRYRKTASSIAVRSTTEREE